The Choristoneura fumiferana chromosome 5, NRCan_CFum_1, whole genome shotgun sequence region cccggaaaaatgcacagtgagtacccgagggaacagcgcgcgataaccgaattccacgcgggcgaagccgccaACAAAAACTAGTGTAACTATATAAACAACTTTAAATAGACCCACTGTTGTCCAGACCGTTGTATATTGGCTTTAGAACCTGGAAAACAAAGATATAACAAGACTATTTAGTAGATCTACAATTTGTCCTACTTTATAGGGAAATCGGAAAGTAATATCCACAATTGTTTTATTGACGACACTAATACGCGCCTGTTTCTCTAGATGGGACCTAATAACCATTGATTTATGAATAAAAGGATTGAGTTATGTGAAAACCCTCAGAGGGGTTATGTGAGAAGTTGTAACATATTATCACTATTAGGGCTCAGTATATCTTAGCCTGAAGGGAATGGATGGTCAGACTCCCCTTACTTCTGACATAAAGCGTAAGAGCTAGCTATAGCATAGCAAAAAGTTTCAcgtttgtattaataaaagaaaatattatgtagtattcttttgcaaaataaaaataaagaaaaatgtaCATCTGTTTTAAATCACAAATCAAATATGAGGCCATGAGTATGGAGTTATCACAAAAGAATATATTAGCTCCTTTCTTGTTGATCTAGCTTccacaaatgaaattaaatattaacacTCAGAACATAAAGACTCATTTTCTTTGTCATAAAAGCAGTGCCAGATATGTATAGTGAGCAagttgattttaaaatataatgcgTCGCAAATTATACCCATTTACACAGGAATATTTACTACAAACTTTGTGAGTAACATTAATTAGCAGGTTACgtaaaatatctatctattctCTTATCTtctaaaaacaaacacaattataacaacaaacGTAATCATTATCAACAACCAACAtaaattttgtcaattaaagcTCACATCAGGCAAACAATCATCACAGTaacaaaaatcatcatcattttgtTCCTTCTTCTTTCTATTCCTCCATCGTTTTAACCTCCACCAGTCTTTTAGCCACTGCCATTCCATCACTTCACTTCACATGCAGTCgagtgaatatttcaagcagaACTAAAGATAACACAAAGCAGCCCTGTCAATGGTTGGTTATCATGACACACACTAGATAACTATGATAAACTTGACACAAATTAACATACTGCATTACCTCACTTGACATTGTCACTAGAATAGCACTgactataaaatatgtattgtataacaGTGTTCCATAATCATACGTGTATCATGTGTGTCTAGTTAGTGTGGACATGTACTTTGCTCGATAGACACAGCAATTTTGTAGGAAATTGcagtagtttattattaaatctatgtACAATGGTTATCTGTGTTAATCCGTAACTCTTAGcaatgtttgtatttaaaaatagataaagaTTATGTGCTTATACATGTTTATCCAGTTAGCAGTAGCCTTGATGTGTGTAATAATGTGGATTAAGGTGGTTTGCCACAAAATCTGTTACCATACAGGATTTATCAGTTGCATTGTTTAACAAGGTGTTATTGTGATAAAGTTGTTTTGTTTATGATTATAGTTTCGTGATTGGTGTCTTTAGGTTGTAAACTTTTGTACACAGGTTGGGCACAGGGATATTGGTCAGTTTTAGGATACTTAAAATCTTggataataatttaaaactaactACCAACTCTATCCTTCATACAAGTTAACACCATATTAACATATAATTTTATGGAAATGTTTTAGATGAAATTGCATAtagaactattttatttatttataatatctgTAACTTATATATAGGAAGCCAAGTGCCTGCTTTATACTTATATCATTAAAACAACTTGACTATTATTTGTCTCCCTGATTCTCATATATTATACTAGGaaaatatagtttatttattttactttttttacttatagAGGCATGGAAGAAAAACATCCTCAATGGCATATTCAGATGACCAGATGGCCattttagagaacctgactatgaaacttgagattccgggtttgattcccggccggggcagatatttgtatgaataatatcaatgtttgttctcaggtcttagatgtttaatatggtatttaattatgtatttatctataaaagtaggtatgtttatctgttgcctagtattcatagtatacaggctttgcttggtttgggactaggtcaataggtgtcaagtgtcccatgatatttattaaggtatttattgtatgggccaagttgcccgaaataaaataatttattattattattattatatattttttctttattttttatctcattcttaggattaggtttttataattttatttattatattattcataTCATGGAAACATGCCAAAttgtgtataaataataaatgaaaaattcgAAACAAACTATCAAAATGATTGTTACTTATTATAAGTGAGCGACGTAATATATTATTTCAAGcatatttaacaaaaagttcaaatatttttttcttatcttttggatctaaatacataaatttatatACTTACGAGAGAGCTTCGTTTCATTGAATGTacacttaatattattatgcctACATACTGCTACTTACAGGAGATCTTATTGGTACGAGATTCCCATCATCACCGACATAAAACTGGGGATGTTGTGTAGCTTGCCGCAGCCCTTGATAGCCATGTTCAAGCTCAGTGTATGacattacctacatacatagataTCATGGGATTAAGATAAAGTTGAAAATATTACGATTAGACAtgtaaatacattaaaaattacgtagTAAAATTGATTTtcgaaaagtaaaaataattaagaataatTCGCAGCTGGTTGGTTGGTATAGTAGACAGCTGACGTCAGTCGTGTCGTGTTTTACCAGATGTGTTTAAAAATGCTGCTTTTCATAAATTCTGTAAAATCTTTTAATCTGGAGGAACTTTATTAATTCTCCTAaaggtataataaatataaatagttgAATGATGCCTACCTATactatacatattatgtgaAAAGCAAATGGTTAcattttcctttaaaaaaaatttaattaatttattcgtaatggcGTATTTTGACTTTATTTTGGCGTATTTAACAATAACTTGAATAGTTTGCATGCGATGTCAAATGTCATTGTCACTGTAAATGTCACATCATGTCACATCATGTCACTATCATTATCCCTGCTGTTTCCGATTTGATCATTATAGTTGGTTCTTTcctaaattttaattgaattgaagTTGATTCTCGTGCGTAATAAAcatgaaaaatgaaataacaACGAAAACCACTATGACTGGAGAATCATTTTGGCAATCTGTTcaaatcttaataaataaatcccaTGTAGTTAATAAAAGAGTATGGGGAAGTAAAGTACTGTACGAATGTAATTGCAAACCTGTATCATCACAGTGGTGTTTACCCGACCAATGTGAAAAACTTCAAACTATAAAAAACGCTGAAAGTTATATAGTCTATTTGCAAAAAGTCATGCGGCTTCAACAATCCGATAAACCAGATTCCGATAGTTTTATTCATGTTACGTTTTCAGAGCTTTTACCTAAAAACTACTGCGACAACCATGCTGTCCAACTCATCTGCATTCTAAAAGATAAATATCAGGTCACGTTTTATGATGTTACGCCTGAAAATGATAAGCAGATTTTATGTCCAACTTTCTCTTATACTTTGCAATTAACTGGCAGTCAAGTTATACTAAAAGCAGATTGTGGTTAGTGatggtaatttttaaattaaagctttaaaagtagcttattatattcttcttcttttgAGACCtacttgttatgtttgttttagaTTCTAACTCAAAGTCATTCAAATGGCTCTCGGAAACAGTACTGCCTCAATTTATTAAGTGGGGTGAAGAGTGTCTAAATGAAAAGGCTAACCTGCATTTTTGCAATGAATCTCTGGCTCTGGTGTCTACTGATAAGTATTACAGGAAATACAATGACCTCAAAATCAAATATGGAAAGGAAATGGTTAAGGTAACAACATCAAGGCACTATTATAGATTGTTAACATGGCTACTGCCTGAAAGTTTACTAAGATATCATTGTAAATTAAGTTTCTTTTGAACTAATTTGTTTCACAGATATGGCCTGAATGCACAGACCCATCAAAATTTGTTTATGAAGATGTAGCTatagctacctacctacttctgcTTTGGGAAGAAGAAAGATCCCTTCATGGTCTTAATGAACTGCAAAGCTTTGTGGACTTGGGTTGTGGCAATGGCTTACTAGTTTATATTCTGGTAAAAGAAGGCCACCCTGGATTTGGAATTGATGTTAGAAAGAGACAAATATGGGACATGTTTGGTAGTGACATCAAACTAGAAGTAAGTAAGGGCTTTCAAACCAATGGAAACATTATTGATTCTAAATAAAACCTAAGCTACTCCAGGTAGGAAGCCTATGTATCAGTCAAAATAGTTCAGGtcaaataaacatatttctttGCAGGAGAAAACAATAACACCTTCAGATGTGCACCTTTTTCCTGAAACTGATTGGATTATAGGTAATCACTCAGATGAACTCACCCCATGGATTCCAGTAATTGCTGCAAGAAGTTCCTACAAATGTAACTTTTTTCTTCTCCCATGCTGTGCATACAACTTTGATGGCACCAAATATCAGCGCAAAAATTCATCCAAGAGTCAGTATATGGAATATTTGGAATACATTAAGCAATTGTGTGAAGATATTGGGTTCAGAACTGATACAGACAGGCTGAAAATACCCAGCACTAAAAGAATATGCCTTGTTGGCAGAAGCAGAACTTATAGTGATAAAGAGTTTGCAGAACAGTGTAATTACATACAGAATATTATTAACAAGAAAGATCAGAATTGTGAAAATATTTGGATTGATGAATTTAAATCTCGAGATCCAGTTGAAAAAGTCAAAAATTGTACTCAAATAGACAAAAACATTATTCAGTTGATTGTTGGGCACATAACTGACTATTTACTAGAAGGGTGTATGTTGTCAGTTATCTGGTGTCCAGGGAAAACTGCTGACATAAATGAATTGGCACAACTAATACCACAAGACCAGCTGAAGGCTTTGAAGTCAGAGTGTGGAGGCCTTCAAACCCTATTGAAAAACAACCACCATATCTTCAAGGTACAGAGTGGTAAGGTGCAGTTGAGGTATCCAAAAACAATTGAAGAAGTAGAGAGGGATAGTCAATATAAAAAGAATAAATCAAAGTCTATGAATATCAAAGTACAGTGTAAGCCTTGCTGGTTTTACAATCACCATCCACAGGGCTGTCCTTTATCAGACAACAAGTGCAGTTTTTTACATGCTAAGagttaaaataacataaaaatattaaaatatattgtatttcaTGGCCACTTTTTTAACAATTAGTATAAAAACTTTTCTACCTTTAATAATTATTGCATCAATTTTATACAAGCTTAATAAGTATACCTAAATTCCATATTCTAGTCCCATTATTAACCTAATTTCCCTAAAACCATCCAAAACAGGAACCCTAAATAAGAATGGACATATTTTAAGAATGTTAAATCTGTTACCACTTATCAGTGACAATGGCATGTGCTAGTTATTGTGCAACAAGATAATCAAAAGATAATAAccatttttttctgataatgtaaAGTGTTAAAAGCCAGACTATTAACTACTCAATTTGAAAGAAAGTATTAAGTTCAGTTAATTTTCTATCATCTACTAATTTTGCAACATCATGTTCTCCCATGAAAGAGCACACCATCCTAAGAGTTGTCCAAATTGTGGAGGAACTAACATCTCCAGATGTGGAATCTGGGAACATACTTTTAGCTTTGTATTGCTGGTTCAGAGCTACTAAGAAATGTTCTGCTGCCTGCTTGTGAGCACCTAAATTCATACATGTAATGCCAACATTGTATCTAGCCCTGATAAACCCAGGTTCTAAGTTCAAGGCTTCATGATAAGCCTCAACTGCCTCTTCAGACCTCTCACTATTAGCTAATGTTGCTCCCAGCCTATTCCACAGTTTTGAGTCTGCGCTTGCAACCATCAAAGCTGTCTTGAAACAATCTACAGCTTTATCATATTCTTGACTAATATTGAAGACCACTCCCAAAGCATTTTGAACATCAGGGTCTATCAAAGAGGGGTTTAGTTGGGCAGcctttaaatataatgatttAACATGAGCTTCTAGACTTTTCAAATCTAAACTCTTTGGATCAATATCCTGAGGTAATAGATCACTGTATTTGGGACTAGCCCTGAGCCAGTCAATCAGTGCCATGAAAGCATACTTGGGCATGTTTTCATTGGTGTATGCAGCTGCTAGCGTAATATATGCCTCAAGTTGTCTAGGGTCTATTTCTAgtgattttttcaaagcagttATAGCGAGAGGGTCTTGCTCATTCTCAGCTTGAGTTGTTCCCAGCAAAAACCATGCCTCAGCGGAGTCAGGTTGTTGCTGAGCAGCTGCTTCAAAACATAGCACTGCACCAGGAATGTCTCCCATTTTTAATTTCTCCTTGCCTATTTCAAGGGCACTTTTATTTTCTAGCATAACATTGCCTTCTGTAAATGCATAATCCTGGGCAATTCCATTTGCAGCTTCTGTGTTCCAGTAGTCTGTGACATCACTTAACTTGGCCCATTCATCCTTGTACTTCTCTGCCATTTCATCAATTATTTCATCTCTACTTTTTCTTTGGCTGGTCTCTGTTGGGTCTCCCAGGTTAAGCTCCCCTGCGCTTATTCTcttcataaatgacataaattgATTATATGCCAGTTCATCATCATTCTTCACAGTGTCTACATACTCTTGTGCCTTTGCTTTAACATCACTGTTTTCAAGTTTTTGAATATCAGATTCTTCCATGTATTGAATTTGAAGATTTGAATTATTATGTTGATGCATCATTGACTGCGGGGGCATGTACATGGGCCTTAACATGTGTTGGTGTGGCATATATGATGATGAGGGGCCGGCCATCCATGGAGGCATCATTTGTGAGCTCATATTTGGCATCAGATTTGGTTTAATTGTGGAAGTTTTCTGTTGACTACCACCTTTTTCAACTTCGGGCATGTTTTTGAGAAGTGCATTCATGTTAAAAGTTTGCGGCGCTTGTGTATTTTGAGCCATGAATTCGTTGACGAACCTGTCCGATTGGGACATCTGTTGTGTGATTGCTGCATCTCGACCAACAATATTGGATAACTGGACCAGGGAGTTATTACCGCCACAATCTCCACCAACAAGCTTATTTAGAGACATGTTTAACTTATCCAAATGTCACAAATGAAAACAAATTGAGAAATACCTACTATACCGTCTGGTCAGTTCGAATGCAAGTAATGCAACTGAATTATCCAGAATCCAGAACATTTAatggttaatttatttaaacaaatgcCGAGTTTTCCTTTATCTAAGGAACAAAGTgcactaaaataatttactttttcCTACTACGCACGCATCCATCTCTTTTACCCAGTCAGTTGTTTGTCATGATGTGACAACGAAAAGAAATGACACGTTAATAAATTTTTCGAGCATTTTATTATGTAGCTTAAATGGTTTGAGTCGGTCCACCTACAGTGTACAACGAACTTataattatcatatttttgATGTTGGTTAACATGATTTTcctttcatttatttcattgtctCCATTTCTCATTAGGCTGTGGTCTGTGATTGTTTAGTAAGAGATCTGTCActgtcaaatttcaaattattatttttattttatttacgagtTTTGTGAATGAAATGTGCCATGGTAAATACCAGTATACATATGACacatattttatcaatattGCATTACTTCATTTATAAAATTGCTACCGGAATAACCATGAACATTatgtaatgaaatattttttaggttaATTTTTTGCGGGCTGCGATTTTGATTTCATCATCTGTAATTTCCTAACAACTCCTGGAAAATGGCACCAACAAGTAGCGAAGTAAAAGAACCAAAGGCTGTTGAAGAAACTATCAACGACTCGAGTGATTTTGAAGGAGAAAAGTGGTTGGTACGTAAAGTACTATTTTTTCTAATAGAAGTTCAGTAACTTTTTTAAAgcagaaaaatatttacttcttacttaaattataattaataaaacgaTTACCGAAcggaccttaagagggtcgctggcggcggatggatgcgaggggctgaagacagtgttgtggcgcgccatagaagaggcctatgtccagcagtggagtgctgtgggctgatgatgataatgatgataaaacgACTAGGAAGATATGGAAGTCAAGAGGgtaggcctttgcccagcagtcgGACACGGCtaataataatccatactaatattatcattgcaaaattgtgtgtttgtatgtttgtctgtcacaACCATGTACTCAAAAAGTCCACGGCCGTGACATTTTTTTCATACCATGGTTGTGacaatttgaaattgaaacctAAAAGAACCATAGTTTTAGTAATTATCTTAAACTACACCacattacctacataattatgttttaaataataacgtgACATTGGTCCTTAGGTTCAAAACTCGTACACGGCGTTGACGCATTCAGGttgtcctttttttttttaataaatgaaaaaaaatttttgcaaGATACACACTACATTCAGCCATTTGCAAATCTGACAAGAAGACAGTGTTGCTGttctaaaaaagtttaaaaaggcTTGCCAACATCAATGTTACTTCT contains the following coding sequences:
- the LOC141427977 gene encoding probable tRNA (uracil-O(2)-)-methyltransferase, giving the protein MKNEITTKTTMTGESFWQSVQILINKSHVVNKRVWGSKVLYECNCKPVSSQWCLPDQCEKLQTIKNAESYIVYLQKVMRLQQSDKPDSDSFIHVTFSELLPKNYCDNHAVQLICILKDKYQVTFYDVTPENDKQILCPTFSYTLQLTGSQVILKADCDSNSKSFKWLSETVLPQFIKWGEECLNEKANLHFCNESLALVSTDKYYRKYNDLKIKYGKEMVKIWPECTDPSKFVYEDVAIATYLLLLWEEERSLHGLNELQSFVDLGCGNGLLVYILVKEGHPGFGIDVRKRQIWDMFGSDIKLEEKTITPSDVHLFPETDWIIGNHSDELTPWIPVIAARSSYKCNFFLLPCCAYNFDGTKYQRKNSSKSQYMEYLEYIKQLCEDIGFRTDTDRLKIPSTKRICLVGRSRTYSDKEFAEQCNYIQNIINKKDQNCENIWIDEFKSRDPVEKVKNCTQIDKNIIQLIVGHITDYLLEGCMLSVIWCPGKTADINELAQLIPQDQLKALKSECGGLQTLLKNNHHIFKVQSGKVQLRYPKTIEEVERDSQYKKNKSKSMNIKVQCKPCWFYNHHPQGCPLSDNKCSFLHAKS
- the Pex5 gene encoding peroxisomal biogenesis factor 5 translates to MSLNKLVGGDCGGNNSLVQLSNIVGRDAAITQQMSQSDRFVNEFMAQNTQAPQTFNMNALLKNMPEVEKGGSQQKTSTIKPNLMPNMSSQMMPPWMAGPSSSYMPHQHMLRPMYMPPQSMMHQHNNSNLQIQYMEESDIQKLENSDVKAKAQEYVDTVKNDDELAYNQFMSFMKRISAGELNLGDPTETSQRKSRDEIIDEMAEKYKDEWAKLSDVTDYWNTEAANGIAQDYAFTEGNVMLENKSALEIGKEKLKMGDIPGAVLCFEAAAQQQPDSAEAWFLLGTTQAENEQDPLAITALKKSLEIDPRQLEAYITLAAAYTNENMPKYAFMALIDWLRASPKYSDLLPQDIDPKSLDLKSLEAHVKSLYLKAAQLNPSLIDPDVQNALGVVFNISQEYDKAVDCFKTALMVASADSKLWNRLGATLANSERSEEAVEAYHEALNLEPGFIRARYNVGITCMNLGAHKQAAEHFLVALNQQYKAKSMFPDSTSGDVSSSTIWTTLRMVCSFMGEHDVAKLVDDRKLTELNTFFQIE